A stretch of DNA from Williamwhitmania taraxaci:
CCTCGGAATCCACAGCGAGATGTTTAGCGACGGCCTTATCGACCTTATTGAGCAAGGCGTGGTTAACGGATCGAAAAAATCCATCCACAAGGGCGAGATGGTGGCCACATTCCTCATGGGCAGCAAACGACTATACGACTTTGTAAACAACAACGACAAAGTAAAACTCTACCCTGTGGACTACGTGAACCATCCAACCGTAATTATGCAAAACGAGAAGATGATCTCCATCAACTCGTGCATTGAAGTGGATCTCATGGGTCAAGTGGTCTCTGAATCCATTGGACTAAAACAGTTCAGTGGCGTGGGTGGACAGGTTGACTTTATTCGCGGTGTAGCCATGTCGAAGAACGGAAAATCAATCATTGCCGTTCCTTCCACCGCATCGGCAGGAAAGCGATCGAGAATAGTTCCATTCGTAGCGACAGGGGCAGCAATTACCACTTCGCGCAACGATGTAGACTACATCGTAACCGAGTACGGTATTGCCCACCTCAGGGGCCGAACCTTGCGCCAACGCGCACTTAGCCTCATTGCCATTGCACATCCCGACTTTAGAGCCGAGCTTACAGTGGAGTTCAACAACCGATTTGCAACAGCAAAGTAATTCTAGAAGATAGGCACTATGCAACTATTTAAGATTAAAACTAAAATTAGCAAGTTCAACTCGTTTGCACAGTTCGCAATGGATTTTAAGATATCCGAAAACGATCTTGTAATCACCAACGAGTTTCTGTACACTCCATTCATGAAGAATCTGAACCTTAAGGCTCACTTCATCATGCAGGAGAAGTATGGACAAGGGGAACCATCGGACGAAATGATGAATACCATTTTGAACGAGGTAAAAGGAATCAACTACAGCCGAGTGATTGCAGTGGGTGGCGGTACGGTTATCGACATCGCCAAACTCTTTGTGCTAAAAGACCTCAACAACGTAGTGGATGCCTTCGAACGCAACATCCCCATTATTAAGGAGAAGGCGTTGGTTATTGTGCCCACCACCTGCGGAACCGGCAGCGAGGTAACCAATATCTCCATTGCCGAAATTAAGAGCAAGCACACCAAAATGGGCCTTGCCGACGACGAGCTCCTAGCCGACGATGCAATTATTATCCCCGAGTTGCTCCGCGGACTTCCATTCAAGTTCTATGTGGCCAGCGCCATCGACGCACTCATTCACGCCATTGAGTCGTACGTTTCACCAAAATCGAACATTTACACCCAAATATACAGCAAGGCAGCCATTGAGATTATCATCAAGGTGTTTCGCTCTATTGCCGAAAAAGGTCCAGACTTCCGCTTCGAAAAGATGGAGGAGATGTTGGTTGCCAGCAACTTTGCGGGGATTGCCTTTGGCAACACCGGCGTAGGAGCCGTGCACGCACTATCCTATCCGCTTGGAGGAACCTACCACGTTCCACACGGCGAAGCTAACTACCAGTTCTTCACGGCGGTATTCAAGCGCTACAACGAGAAGAATCCGAACGGCATCATTAAGGAGGTAAACACTCTGCTTGCAACGCAACTAGGCACAACCAATGCCAATGTTTACGACGAGATGGAAAACCTCCTTGGAAAACTGCTCAACAAGAACCAACTCCGCACCTACGGTATGAAGCAAGAGGAGATTGAACTCTTTGCCGACAGCGTAATGCAAAAGCAAACCCGCCTGCTGGCCAACAATTACGTAGAGCTTACCCGCGACGAAATCCGCGACATTTATAGTTCACTTTTCTAGAGATTAAAAAACTTAAAATATAGGAGATTGCATCATGGAAATCAATGAAATGGTTATCAGAGCCAGAAAAGCACAAGCAATTTTTGAAAAAAACTTTAACCAAGAGCAGGTAGACGAGATTGTTAAAACCGTGGCAAAAACGGTTTACGACAACGCCGAAGTGCTTTCGAGGCTGGCCGTAGACGAAACCGAAATGGGCGTTTACGAAGATAAGGTAGCCAAGTGCAAGGGAAAATCGAAGGGAATTTGGTACGACCTTTCCGACAAAAAATCGATGGGTGTAATTAGCGTAGATGAGATGACCAACCTCATTGAAATTGCTAAACCAATTGGTGTAGTTGCCGGGATAACCCCAATGACCAACCCAGTGGTTACCCCGATGTCGAAAATTATGTTCGCCATCAAGACCAAGAATGCAATCATCATTGCCCCACACCCCAAGGCAGAGAAGTGCTCCTCCCTTACCGTTAAGCTAATCAACGAGGCCATCGCCAAGTTCAATGTTCCCGAAGGTCTTGTTCAAATTGTTGATGGCCCATCCATTGATAGAACACAGGAGCTCATGAAGCGCTGCGATGTGGTGGTTGCCACTGGTGGTATGCCTATGGTTAAATCGGCCTATTCCTCCGGAAAGCCTTCCTATGGTGTGGGTGCTGGTAACGTTCAAGTTATCATCGACCGTGACATTAACTTTTTGGATGCTGCCACCAAAATTATTGCAGGCCGCATCTTCGACAACGGAATTATCTGCTCGGGCGAGCAAAGTTTCATCTACCACGAAGACGACCGCACCGCAGTGATGGGAGCCTTTATTGAAAAGGGAGCCTACATTGTGAAACCGGAAGACAGAGACAAGCTGGTAAACGCCATTTTTGTGGATGGCCACATTGCCCGCGACGTAGTGGGACAATCGCCTGCCTTTATTGCCAAGAAAGCCGGCATCGCTATTCCTGAAGGAACCCGTGTTATTGTTGTGGAAGCCCAAGGAGTTGGCGTGGACGATATCATCAGCAAGGAGAAGATGTGCCCAGTATTGGCCGCCTTCAAGTATAAAACCATCGACGAGGCAATTACCATTGCCAAGACCAACCTTCACCTCGAGGGTAACGGCCACACCGCTGGTATTCATTCCAACAACCAGGAGAACATCCTTAAGGCAGGTAGCCGGATTTCGGTATCGCGCTTCATTGTGAACGCACCCTGCGCTACTACTGCCGGTGGCTCCATTCAAGGCGGATTGGCCTATACCAATACGCTGGGTTGCGGAAGTTGGGGTAACAACTCCATCTCCGAGAACTTTACCTACAAGCACCTGCTGAACATCACCCGCATTGCGTCCATATCAACAAAGGTGAGCGTGCCAACGGATGAAGAGATTTGGAAATAAACGATGAGAGGTGAAACGCTAAGGGTGGATAGATGGTCAACATCCCGTTGATAATTTGACCCAATCCACCCACCCTTCGCACCACCCATACCTGCCATACAACAGGTAACCTCAATGCAAATATCATAAGGTCGACCATATGTTAGCGGTAATTTTGAGCCGTAAGAATAAGAGGTAAAAAAGTGAATAGAAAGAGATTTACTGATGTTGTAAAATGCTAATTGGGTAACAACGTTCTAGCTAGATTTTACAGAACCATCACCCCAAATAATCACTTTGGCACATTCACTTCGGACTATTTTAAAATAAAAACAATTTAACACAAATACAATGGATTTCAGCTTAACGAAACAGCAACTCTTGTTTCAGCAAATGATTCGGGAATTTGCCGAGAAAGAGGTAAAGCCTCTTGCCGCCGAAGTTGATGAGCAAGAACGCTTCCCCATGGAAACGGTAGAGAAGATGGCAAAGATAGGCATCATGGGTATACCTATCCCTACTCAATATGGTGGAGCAGGCGGCAGCAACCTCCTTTACTCCATTGCAGTGGAAGAACTCTCGGCAGCTTGCGCAACAACCGGTGTAATCGTTTCGGCACATACCTCCCTATGTGCAGCTCCAATTCTTGAGCACGGAACCGAAGCCCAAAAACAGAAATACCTCCCCAAGCTAGCCTCTGGCGAGTGGATTGGAGCCTTTGGTCTTACCGAGCCCAACGCCGGTACCGATGCATCGGCCCAGCAAACCACTGCCGTAGCCGATGGCGACAACTACATCATCAATGGCAGCAAGATATTTATCACCAACGCCATCTACGCCCAAGTTTACGTGATATTTGCCATGACCGACAAGTCGCAAGGCACTAGAGGCATCACGGCCTTCATCATCGAAAAGGGCACCCCCGGATTCTCCATGGGTAAAAAAGAGAAGAAGATGGGTATCCGTGGCTCTGCTACCTGCGAGCTGATTTTCGAAAACTGCATCATTCCGAAGGAAAACCTCCTAGGTAAAGTTTCCGGTGGATTTGGCATTGCCATGAAAACCCTCGATGGTGGTCGCGTAGGTATTGCCTCGCAAGCCCTCGGCATAGCCCAAGGCGCCATGGACGAAACCGTGAAGTACATTAAGGAGCGCAAACAGTTTGGCAAGCCCCTCTCTGCTTTCCAAAACACCGCATTCCAAATGGCCGACCTCGAAACCCGTGTGCAGGCAGCCCGCCTATTGGTTCGCTCGGCAGCGTGCAAAAAGGATAGCGGACTTCCCTACTCGGTAGATGCAGCTATGGCCAAGCTATACGCCTCCGAAACAGCCATGGAGGTAACCAATAAAGCCATCCAGTTCCACGGAGGTTACGGTTACACCCGCGAGTATCCCGTTGAGCGCATGCTACGCGATGCCAAGATTACCGAGATATATGAAGGAACCTCCGAGGTTCAGCGCATGGTAATTTCCGCTTCACTCTTTAAATAGGAAAAGGTATACGATATGAAGATAGTTGTTTGCATTAAGCAAGTTCCCGATACAACGGAGATCAAGATCAACCCCGTAACCGGAACACTAATCCGCGAGGGCGTCCCCAGCATTATTAACCCCGACGATAAGGCAGGCCTCGAGCTGGCCCTTCGCCTGAAGGACGAATTCAACGCCCACGTTACCGTAATTACCATGGGACCACCCCAAGCCGATGCCGCTCTTAGGGAGGCTTACGCCATGGGAGCCGACAGAGCCATTCACCTTACCGACAAGAAATTTGCCGGTGCCGATACCCTTGCCACCTCGCATGCCCTAGCTGGTGCCCTGCGCCAGTTGGAGTTCGACTTGCTCATTACCGGTCGTCAGGCTATTGATGGCGATACCGCACAGGTTGGCCCGCAAATTGCCGAGCACCTCGACCTGCCTCAAGTGAGCTACCTCGAGGATCTTACCTTCGACGGAAAGAAAACCTTTACCATTAAACGCGCCATTGAGGATGGTTACCAAATGCTGGAGGTTGACGCCCCTTGCGTAGTAACGGTACTCTCCAACGCCTTTAAGCCACGCTACATGTCGGTAAGAGGCATTGTGGAAGCCTACACACAACAGGTAGAGATGTGGGGATTCGAGCAAATTAGCGTTGCCGAGGAAAAGTTGGGTCTTAAAGGCTCACCTACCCGCGTGCACAAGGCCTTCTCCCGCGGC
This window harbors:
- a CDS encoding electron transfer flavoprotein subunit beta/FixA family protein; translated protein: MKIVVCIKQVPDTTEIKINPVTGTLIREGVPSIINPDDKAGLELALRLKDEFNAHVTVITMGPPQADAALREAYAMGADRAIHLTDKKFAGADTLATSHALAGALRQLEFDLLITGRQAIDGDTAQVGPQIAEHLDLPQVSYLEDLTFDGKKTFTIKRAIEDGYQMLEVDAPCVVTVLSNAFKPRYMSVRGIVEAYTQQVEMWGFEQISVAEEKLGLKGSPTRVHKAFSRGVKASGELYEVEANEAVGIIMSKLKEKFIL
- a CDS encoding acyl-CoA dehydrogenase, producing MDFSLTKQQLLFQQMIREFAEKEVKPLAAEVDEQERFPMETVEKMAKIGIMGIPIPTQYGGAGGSNLLYSIAVEELSAACATTGVIVSAHTSLCAAPILEHGTEAQKQKYLPKLASGEWIGAFGLTEPNAGTDASAQQTTAVADGDNYIINGSKIFITNAIYAQVYVIFAMTDKSQGTRGITAFIIEKGTPGFSMGKKEKKMGIRGSATCELIFENCIIPKENLLGKVSGGFGIAMKTLDGGRVGIASQALGIAQGAMDETVKYIKERKQFGKPLSAFQNTAFQMADLETRVQAARLLVRSAACKKDSGLPYSVDAAMAKLYASETAMEVTNKAIQFHGGYGYTREYPVERMLRDAKITEIYEGTSEVQRMVISASLFK
- a CDS encoding aldehyde dehydrogenase family protein; its protein translation is MEINEMVIRARKAQAIFEKNFNQEQVDEIVKTVAKTVYDNAEVLSRLAVDETEMGVYEDKVAKCKGKSKGIWYDLSDKKSMGVISVDEMTNLIEIAKPIGVVAGITPMTNPVVTPMSKIMFAIKTKNAIIIAPHPKAEKCSSLTVKLINEAIAKFNVPEGLVQIVDGPSIDRTQELMKRCDVVVATGGMPMVKSAYSSGKPSYGVGAGNVQVIIDRDINFLDAATKIIAGRIFDNGIICSGEQSFIYHEDDRTAVMGAFIEKGAYIVKPEDRDKLVNAIFVDGHIARDVVGQSPAFIAKKAGIAIPEGTRVIVVEAQGVGVDDIISKEKMCPVLAAFKYKTIDEAITIAKTNLHLEGNGHTAGIHSNNQENILKAGSRISVSRFIVNAPCATTAGGSIQGGLAYTNTLGCGSWGNNSISENFTYKHLLNITRIASISTKVSVPTDEEIWK
- a CDS encoding 4-hydroxybutyrate dehydrogenase, which encodes MQLFKIKTKISKFNSFAQFAMDFKISENDLVITNEFLYTPFMKNLNLKAHFIMQEKYGQGEPSDEMMNTILNEVKGINYSRVIAVGGGTVIDIAKLFVLKDLNNVVDAFERNIPIIKEKALVIVPTTCGTGSEVTNISIAEIKSKHTKMGLADDELLADDAIIIPELLRGLPFKFYVASAIDALIHAIESYVSPKSNIYTQIYSKAAIEIIIKVFRSIAEKGPDFRFEKMEEMLVASNFAGIAFGNTGVGAVHALSYPLGGTYHVPHGEANYQFFTAVFKRYNEKNPNGIIKEVNTLLATQLGTTNANVYDEMENLLGKLLNKNQLRTYGMKQEEIELFADSVMQKQTRLLANNYVELTRDEIRDIYSSLF